A window of the Euwallacea fornicatus isolate EFF26 chromosome 15, ASM4011564v1, whole genome shotgun sequence genome harbors these coding sequences:
- the LOC136343509 gene encoding uncharacterized protein encodes MRGAVLLLCYFTATAIGAPADLTAPDPPADDITSTLQQTVSVADKTVTPALTFSNLSKILPQMLLAQQPSSVLSKVFNNSSSSTIEGLTPLAEFPDFLVSVVKEPGAADAGKVFWVPSFNKFGTRQQP; translated from the exons ATGAGAGGTGCAGTTCTACTGCTTTGCTACTTTACCGCA aCCGCAATCGGAGCTCCTGCAGATTTAACAGCTCCAGACCCGCCAGCTGACGACATCACTTCGACCCTTCAGCAGACTGTCAGTGTCGCCGATAAGACCGTCACACCTGCCCTCACCTTCTCCAACTTGTCAAAGATTCTACCTCAAATGTTGCTGGCACAACAACCGAGCTCTGTGCTCTCTAAGGTTTTTAACAACTCCTCCAGTTCCACCATTGAGGGGTTGACCCCCCTAGCGGAGTTCCCAGACTTTCTGGTCTCAGTCGTCAAGGAGCCTGGAGCAGCAGATGCCGGTAAAGTATTCTGGGTCCCTTCCTTCAATAAGTTTGGTACCAGACAGCAACCCTGA